CTCGATTAGATGATATGGCTGCCAACAAAGATTTGTATTTGATAtgataattttctttcaatgattTGAAATCTTAAGAGAGATTTGAAAACAGATTTGTCGcctgaatttgtttgtttgtaataatttaaatcGGGAGaagattaaataaattttaattttaattagaatttttcttaaaaaaagttAGATTGTCTACGTTGCATTCTCTtcaccaatttttttatagatattttttttttcagcaaaggtaatttatttattctgaATAAAATAAGTCAACATACAAAGGTTCCATCAACCATATAAGGGGATGTCTACAATCAGAATAAAAATCTAGAGTATTACAACCCAATTTTGCTAAAAGATGAGCAACCTCATTGTTTGTACGATGAATAAACGAAAACTTTACATCAGAAAAACTATTTGACATGTAATTTATGTCTTGAATTAGACTATGAATAGAAACATCCACCAAATCTCCATTGATGCAATCTATTAGTGTTTTACAATCCCCTTCAAAACAAACATTCATATAGCCTTGTCCTGCAGTTTGTTGCATAGCAAATAAAAGAGCAagtgctttcttttgtttttttttgtcatctgaactTTTTCATAAAAGTTGTGTTAAGCATATAAAAACGGCGGTTAACAACATAACCCCAGAAACAAAAGCCAACGGATAAAGAACTATCACTGGAAGCTTAAGTCGGTAGGTAACACACCTCCAGAGACTAAGACTAATAGAAGAACAAAGACAAAAGCCAAGACCTATAGTAAAAGTTTACAAAGGgaatgaaagaagaatcaaagatcTAAAACTGCCCAAGTGAAACTGAGCGAATTCCACTAAGCTTTCCCAAAGAACCTGTAAGCGTCGGAGAGTACCCAGAAGACCGAAATCACTAAGAGAGCATACCGTAGCAAAGCCATCATCAAACCGGTAGGAACGAAAGCAGAATTCATACCATCACAGAGAAACAGAAACCACAACCACTACACCAAACCAGAATCCCATGGAGGGCGATCCAAACTAAGAGCAAAGAAAAACCTTGCGAATCGACCTGAGACAAATCAAAGAAGACCAGCAGCTCTTACACGCGGACCCTCGTCGACCCAGCTTCAGCCATCTACAGACCCAAAACTGGTAACCTCCTCGCAAGAGAAGAGCTGAAGGACGATTCCACTGCTATTGTCAAGAACTCAACTCCAAAACTCCAAAAAGCCATAGAGGAGAGCTAGTAGATGactagcaacaaaaaaaacatccgAATGGCAGGCACAAGGAACAATACCGAGCTCGCAACGCCAACACTAACAAACCAACAGACCCAAACTAGCAGAAGATCTAAGAACCAATTCAAACCCTTAACCAGAGAAGGCAGACTTGCGTAGATAACATAAACCACAATTCAAAGCAAACTAAAACCTTCGGTAAAAGCCACAACGACACTAAAACCAACACACCCTTGTTGAAAAATCCGCAAgctagagaagagagagacgagagagataCAATACCAACAGTTCATGAGACGACACACGTTCCTCTCCATCAAACCACCATCGATAAGAGCACCACCCGATCTGAGTCACAACTTAGACTAATCCGTTAAGAAACGGATCCGTCTCTAACCACAACCAACTCTCACCGCCGATGGCTTCCCCTCCTACAACCGTTCTTCGCTTCATTTCATAGAGGGTTTTGACGACAAGACCGCTACAACTTCGAAAGCAACATATCTAAACCAAGCAGACCAAAGAAAGACGAAGGCTAAGACGCAAGACAAAGTTCTACACCCTCCCACAGCTCCGATAAGAAGCCCGGCAGCCGGAGATAGCAGATCGAAAATCTTAAGATTTTGTCGTGGCGACTGGAGTTGAGAGAGAAATTAGGGCGACCCACCGGTCCAAATATGAAAAAAAGAGCAAGTGCTCCTCCTTCCAAAGAATTGTTTGCATTTCAAAGTAAACTCGAACCCAAATATGTAGCGATGTCAAGATGATTTCCAACAAAATCCAACCTCTTATGGACTAATATAGAGAGAATTGACTAAAGGTTAAtgatttggaaaataaaaaaaattgaaataaatacttcataatttattaaaagttttaaacatttatttcgtcacaaaacaatataaaattttcaccaCTTTTcgtaaatttatgtttttttgacatatttttgcaaaaaaaaaaagaaaaacttaagatCCACATATACTGTACTCTGTTTTTCCCAATAAAACcataattcttttttatctaTCAAATTAACCCAATTTAAATCgagaaaccaaaattttctattgGAATCCAAAAGTTTCAATTGCAAAGAAAAGGGGGGAAAGTTTTTGCTCCGTTCGATTTGGAGTTTGTTTCTCTGAATTCTTCTCTTCGTATTCGTTGAATCCTATAGGAACAATCCTTTTTGTGTCAGAGAACGTCTGTAAAGATGACAGGGGACAACAATGAGGCTAGGGTTTCTCCAAGCGACTCGGCTACATCAAACGATGCTTCTCGGACGAGGCAAAGGTACCAACTTTATATTGTTTAACCATTCAAATTACAATctttatacattttttgtgaaattgACACCCTTCTTTGGATTGTTGCTTGAACgactttgattttggttttggaatcTAATTTGTGAATAAAGGTTCTGGCTTTGAAGCTCATGCTGATCTCTCTTAACCAATTTTGCAactttagttatattattaactGACCTTTTTGGGAATTTGGGTGGcaggagaaagagaaagtggGATCAGCCAGCAGAGCAACTTGTTGCGGCTGGAGTTGCGTTTCCTCAGTTACTCTCTTTAGGCAACAATACTTTGAATGTTCCTGCCGTGATGCCATTGCTCCAAACGCTTAATCAAGTAAATATCTCTTATGCTCTTGAGGGGTTTTCTGTGCTAATCTTTCTCTGACTTAGCTATTGCATTATGCACTATGGCGTAGATGAtgatatgtcatgttttgatcTGATTTGGTGTCCTGCTATATGTTTTCTTAGTGAACTGTATAATCTGCTACCTCCTTAAAATTGTTGTATCACTTGAAACTTTGTGTCCGATGATTACTTGATTAGTAGTTTTACCGTGTGTGGTCCAGTTTCCTCTGTTCATGTATGAGATTCCCCAAGTCCTCGATATATGGTGGCTGTGTTTGTGACTTTGACATTATTGACTTTATACTGAACGAGCTATTATTTGTGGatatatgtcttcttcttttatcctATCCTTTAAACATGGTGATTTATTGTGCGCTTTGTTGCATGTCCATCTAGTCTAAGATCCAGGATGAGTTGATCATAGCACGAGAAATTGTTATCAATGATGCTGAGGCTTCTCTTAGGCACAAGCTTACTAAACGCTCAACTCAAGAAGAAGTATGTGTAATTTACTATGTCTATAAGATACAATTTtcctagttttatttttaacgtCTATTTTTCTTGCAGATTCAGAGGTGTACTGATGCTGTGGTGATTACCAGGTTTGTCCAACATCTAACTCATGGAGGAGAAAGTCTTACAAGAATCTTTTCTAGATTGAATTGATGAACTCTTTTTGTAGGGGCAAGTATCGTCCTCCAAATGCACCTCCTGATGGTGAAAAGCCGTTATATCTCCACATATCTGCTGCTGCTCATGTATGTTAATCCTTTTTAGCTTAACAGAACACTAGCCAAGGGTAACCGAGAGCACTAGGCTAATAAAAGGGTGATTAGTTTTTGGGTATAAACTTATTGATTATAGTGGTGTATAGTGCTGGTCAATATGTTTTGGAAATATGATAGATGTTCTTCATGGGAGGGGCAGAAAGTAAAACATTTATTGGCTTAAAGAAATACCTTGAGGTTTTGAGCTTTGAGAAGTCGGCCTTGTTTTAACGTTTGGTATTGCAATTTCAGTTAAAAGAGACTACAGAACGTATTCTAGCTGTTGATCGTGCAGCAGCTATGATTGAGGAGATgatgaaacacaaatcaaactCACAGGTCATGTCGGTTGGTTTGCCCACTGCCAAGGTAGATATTCCTAGATTGTGGGAGACTTTGTTTTTTGTAGTTATGATATTGGAgcaataatatatttaaccatGTTGCCAGATGCACAGCACATGCGTATATTTGGGTTTCGAAGCTGACCCGTCATCTAACGTTGCTGCTCGTATTCGTGGACCTAATGTGGGTATTCATTCTTTCAATATTCccaccttttttcctttctaatttACAACAGATCTGAATCGATAGTCTAATATCAAATTATGTATCAGTAGAAGTGTTAGCCAATTGGTGTTTaggttttcatttttgattaataatatttgcACTTTTTTGTCTCACTCCATGAATTCGAGAGATTCTAATGTTGAAGCTCTCTCTGACATCTCCGTGCAATCGggagagaacttttttttgtgttggtgGTGGTTGGCTTTTGTACATGCAGGATCAGTATATAAATCACATTATGAATGAAACAGGAGCAACTGTTGGACTAAGAGGACGTGGTTCAGGAAGCCTTGAGAACCAACATGGAGAAGgtaatatttactttatttgtgtttttttctgcCTACTTGTGATGGTGTGATTTACATTGTTAATGTAAATGTTACTTCCTGTTTTTAACGCATTATTGCAGACGCACAGCTACCGTTACATATATTATTGTCCAGCAGCAACCCGAAGAGCATTGACAATGCAAAACGTTTAGCTGAGAATCTTATGGATACAATCAGTGTAGAATTCGGGGCATCAAGGTtcaattttctttaaatatttactTATCTCTtggtcttttattttctgttcaGAAGCATGTTCATGTGTCTTTTTCATTGCATTTGCTGATCTGTCATTGTAATTGTTTGTTCCACAAAATGTTTCAGGGTTACCTCAAGTAAGTTGTATGGCGCAGTACCACCACCACAGCAACTGCTTTCTGGAGCTCCGGGTTCGGAAAAGGAGCAATGGCCAAATTTGATTTCAACATGTGGTTTGATGACATCGATACCCATCACAGCACCACCAAAGGCTGTTAGTCCATTTCCAGTTACTCCCTCGACAAGTCTTTATCCTCAGTTTCCAATAATGCAACCTCTAGGAATATCAAATGGTGGGCACTTGCAACCAAGTCCAGTGAGTTACTTACAGCCAATGGCTGGGGGAACTAGCTATAGTGGGTATGCTGGTATATACCCTCAAGCCACACCACTACAACAAGTTGCTCAAGTCCTTAAGCAATCAATTTCTCCTGTTGTCTCTACTGTGCCCCCTACTATGTTGACAGCTGCCTCCGTATCGAACCCAAGTGATATTTCAAGTACAGAAAAGGAAAGGCGCCCACCCCAAAAGCGAAAGTTTCAGGAACTACCAGCTGATTGTAAGGTTCCAGCGAAACCAAAACAGGTAAAAGATCTTTTCCTGCATCTGCGGTGATTTTGACGGAGTAATGGATGGGTCCAAACCCTGAGGCCTGAGGCTCTTTCATAGCTACCATGAGAGAACTTGTGCTTGTGGttgtttgaaataaattttggCTAGTATTGGGTACTTGTAAGCAATAACCAATAGATGAGTGAACATATCAGGTCAAGTGTTTTACATAGAAACAGGATTGAGATATTTTGAGTGGGGTGACAAAGGTAAATCGTTTTTCTGGTAGTTAAAAGGTTTAACCATGAAGCCTAGTATTCATCTTCTTAAGCATGTCATATGCACATGTTTGCACTTCTCAACCGCTTCTATAAGTCTCTTACCTATTCATGAACTCTTTTTAATTGGCAGTTACGCTCTCTACAATGATACATTGTTTCAGTTTCTGtcatgaaatttattttgtgcTGATTTTTCCCCCTTACTATTCCAGGTATTTTTCTGAACTTCTAAGAAGCTAACTAGCTGATTCTGGACCCGTGGGCCATTGGTTTGCATGTTTCACAGGGTACTTTTAATAGTGGAGGCCTTGGTTTTAAAAAGCGCGCCATGGCGCGTTGCGCAATGATGTGAGGAGATGAGGGAAACAGGACACTATGGCAAGGCGATATCCATGATGCGAGCGAAATGATGAGCCATAGCCGATGCGACCATTGCGTGAGGCGAGCGCAACATGGTTTGTGGCACAAACAAGGTAAAAAATTGTTCTGTAATATAGTAGTttacttatatatcaaacatataatgaaaaaatatttgattttctcaataatatctttaattattgattttatgtaatcaaaaatctttgatttgatcattttttcacccattatatataagaaaaccctagtttatTTAGTCTCCTCATCTCTTTCATTCACGAGTCCTAAACGTCTACAGCTTCTGCACGTCTACACGTCTACAGCTACTGCAAAAGGTAATCATCTACTAATCAAAACTGTTGTATACTTACTtgtatttcttaatttcttttgagATGGATTGGATTGTTTTATGCTAGTTTATTCTAAAGTTTTAATAAGTTTCAGCAGAATAcctcttattttctttcttttaaacacCAAGCGCCTCATATCCATGTTGCGATGCGCCGCATGCGCCATGGCGTATGGCACATTAACAGGATGTTTGTGCCACAGTGCGCTTTGCGCGATTTAAAACCAAGGTGGAGGCACCATGTGGTTTCCAGCTTGGTTTTAAATCGCGCAAAGCGCACTGTGGCACAAACATCCTGTTAATGTGCCATACGCCATGGCGCATGCGGCGCATCGCAACATGGATATGAGGCGCTTGgtgtttaaaagaaagaaaataagaggTATTCTGCTGAAACTTATTAAAACTTTAGAATAAACTAGCATAAAACAATCCAATCCATctcaaaagaaattaagaaatacaAGTAAGTATACAACAGTTTTGATTAGTAGATGATTACCTTTTGCAGTAGCTGTAGACGTGTAGACGTGCAGAAGCTGTAGACGTTTAGGACTCGTGAATGAAAGAGATGAGGAGACTAAataaactagggttttcttatatataatgggtgaaaaaatgatcaaatcaaagatttttgattacataaaatcaataattaaagatattattgagaaaatcaaatattttttcattatacgtttgatatataagtaaactactatattacaaaacaattttttacctTGTTTGTGCCATAAACCATGTTGCGCTCGCCTCACGCAATGGTCGCATCGGCTATTGCTCATCGTTTCGCTCGCATCATGGATATCGCCTTGCCATAGTGTCCTGTTTCCCTCATCTCCTCACATCATTGCGCAACGCGCCACAGGCGCGCTTTTTAAAACCAAGGTTTGCAGTCATTTTCGCTTCAACTTGAGGATCAGAATTATAACTTTTTTCCAGAATTTAATGTCTTTTTAACTGACGTGATATGTGTCCCTTGTGTGCATGTCATTTTTGCACAATCCAATGCATCTTCACTTTAGTGCCTTGCAGTTAGGTTGGCATTACTCATTACAGAATGACTGATGCCCTTATCCATGGTAGAATAGGCTCATTCTCCACCGTAACTTTGTTCTGGAtttatagtttctatttttaatctATGTTTCTTGATGCATGGAGTTAGAGAACATTAATATATAGCTGCCATTAGAACTAANGTGGAGGCACCATGTGGTTTGCAGCTTGGTTTTAAATCGCGCAAAGCGCACTGTGGCACAAACATCCTGTTAATGTGCCATACGCCATGGCGCATGCGGCGCATCGCAACATGGATATGAGGCGCTTGgtgtttaaaagaaagaaaataagaggTATTCTGCTGAAACTTATTAAAACTTTAGAATAAACTAGCATAAAACAATCCAATCCATctcaaaagaaattaagaaatacaAGTAAGTATACAACAGTTTTGATTAGTAGATGATTACCTTTTGCAGTAGCTGTAGACGTGTAGACGTGCAGAAGCTGTAGACGTTTAGGACTCGTGAATGAAAGAGATGAGGAGACTAAataaactagggttttcttatatataatgggtgaaaaaatgatcaaatcaaagatttttgattacataaaatcaataattaaagatattattgagaaaatcaaatattttttcattatacgtttgatatataagtaaactactatattacaaaacaattttttacctTGTTTGTGCCATAAACCATGTTGCGCTCGCCTCACGCAATGGTCGCATCGGCTATTGCTCATCGTTTCGCTCGCATCATGGATATCGCCTTGCCATAGTGTCCTGTTTCCCTCATCTCCTCACATCATTGCGCAACGCGCCACAGGCGCGCTTTTTAAAACCAAGGTTTGCAGTCATTTTCGCTTCAACTTGAGGATCAGAATTATAACTTTTTTCCAGAATTTAATGTCTTTTTAACTGACGTGATATGTGTCCCTTGTGTGCATGTCATTTTTGCACAATCCAATGCATCTTCACTTTAGTGCCTTGCAGTTAGGTTGGCATTACTCATTACAGAATGACTGATGCCCTTATCCATGGTAGAATAGGCTCATTCTCCACCGTAACTTTGTTCTGGAtttatagtttctatttttaatctATGTTTCTTGATGCATGGAGTTAGAGAACATTAATATATAGCTGCCATTAGAACTAAGCAGCTATACATCTTCTGATCTTTAACTTGTGTCTTTAAGGATGCTAGTGAGCTTAACACTGTTCAGATGAAAATGTTGTTTTGATTCACGTTGGTTGTGAATGAGCTTGTAAAGGTTTCAAGTTTTACCAAATACATTCTTCATTAATTAGCTTTTGGATACATATTTCCTGGATTTGAAAGCATTTGCATTAACAGTAccctctttttatatatttgcgtGATCGCTTTTAAAAACCTGTAGATATCTAACTGTCGTTGTGTAAATGGCCTCGAATATTCTATTCATATCATTTGTTGCAGCAGTTGGAGTTAGCAATGTCAGGTGAAGTTGCTCCAAAGAATGTAGTTGAGGAGCCATCAGCAAATAGAGTGCGGTCACCACCTTCACCAAGATCCGTGatgcctcctcctccaccaaagACCTTAACACCACCGCCTTCGCAGACCGTGTCTCCTCTATCATCAATAAGCATgcttcctccaccaccaccttcGAAGACCGCGTCTCCTTTATCATCAAAAAGCATGCTTCCTCCACCACCACGACTTACATCAAC
The sequence above is drawn from the Camelina sativa cultivar DH55 chromosome 4, Cs, whole genome shotgun sequence genome and encodes:
- the LOC104780181 gene encoding protein RIK-like isoform X3, with product MTGDNNEARVSPSDSATSNDASRTRQRRKRKWDQPAEQLVAAGVAFPQLLSLGNNTLNVPAVMPLLQTLNQSKIQDELIIAREIVINDAEASLRHKLTKRSTQEEIQRCTDAVVITRGKYRPPNAPPDGEKPLYLHISAAAHLKETTERILAVDRAAAMIEEMMKHKSNSQVMSVGLPTAKMHSTCVYLGFEADPSSNVAARIRGPNDQYINHIMNETGATVGLRGRGSGSLENQHGEDAQLPLHILLSSSNPKSIDNAKRLAENLMDTISVEFGASRVTSSKLYGAVPPPQQLLSGAPGSEKEQWPNLISTCGLMTSIPITAPPKAVSPFPVTPSTSLYPQFPIMQPLGISNGGHLQPSPVSYLQPMAGGTSYSGYAGIYPQATPLQQVAQVLKQSISPVVSTVPPTMLTAASVSNPSDISSTEKERRPPQKRKFQELPADCKVPAKPKQGTFNSGGLGFKKRAMARCAMM
- the LOC104780181 gene encoding protein RIK-like isoform X1, with the protein product MTGDNNEARVSPSDSATSNDASRTRQRRKRKWDQPAEQLVAAGVAFPQLLSLGNNTLNVPAVMPLLQTLNQSKIQDELIIAREIVINDAEASLRHKLTKRSTQEEIQRCTDAVVITRGKYRPPNAPPDGEKPLYLHISAAAHLKETTERILAVDRAAAMIEEMMKHKSNSQVMSVGLPTAKMHSTCVYLGFEADPSSNVAARIRGPNDQYINHIMNETGATVGLRGRGSGSLENQHGEDAQLPLHILLSSSNPKSIDNAKRLAENLMDTISVEFGASRVTSSKLYGAVPPPQQLLSGAPGSEKEQWPNLISTCGLMTSIPITAPPKAVSPFPVTPSTSLYPQFPIMQPLGISNGGHLQPSPVSYLQPMAGGTSYSGYAGIYPQATPLQQVAQVLKQSISPVVSTVPPTMLTAASVSNPSDISSTEKERRPPQKRKFQELPADCKVPAKPKQQLELAMSGEVAPKNVVEEPSANRVRSPPSPRSVMPPPPPKTLTPPPSQTVSPLSSISMLPPPPPSKTASPLSSKSMLPPPPRLTSTTQPSRLQEGNHITVMKPNPVPDTLIKLMEYGDDEDDDDDPDETLTVGS
- the LOC104780181 gene encoding protein RIK-like isoform X2; protein product: MTGDNNEARVSPSDSATSNDASRTRQRRKRKWDQPAEQLVAAGVAFPQLLSLGNNTLNVPAVMPLLQTLNQSKIQDELIIAREIVINDAEASLRHKLTKRSTQEEIQRCTDAVVITRGKYRPPNAPPDGEKPLYLHISAAAHLKETTERILAVDRAAAMIEEMMKHKSNSQVMSVGLPTAKMHSTCVYLGFEADPSSNVAARIRGPNDQYINHIMNETGATVGLRGRGSGSLENQHGEDAQLPLHILLSSSNPKSIDNAKRLAENLMDTISVEFGASRVTSSKLYGAVPPPQQLLSGAPGSEKEQWPNLISTCGLMTSIPITAPPKAVSPFPVTPSTSLYPQFPIMQPLGISNGGHLQPSPVSYLQPMAGGTSYSGYAGIYPQATPLQQVAQVLKQSISPVVSTVPPTMLTAASVSNPSDISSTEKERRPPQKRKFQELPADCKVPAKPKQLELAMSGEVAPKNVVEEPSANRVRSPPSPRSVMPPPPPKTLTPPPSQTVSPLSSISMLPPPPPSKTASPLSSKSMLPPPPRLTSTTQPSRLQEGNHITVMKPNPVPDTLIKLMEYGDDEDDDDDPDETLTVGS